The following are from one region of the Methanospirillum hungatei genome:
- a CDS encoding class I SAM-dependent methyltransferase, protein MIDVNTIDWNEAWKKPEGEEGKKKGFISCGRRWSDPDRCKRFSDAMKEDNWAGSRARISVMDIDEGSRILDVGAGPGTLAIPLASIAAHVTAVEPSEGMLSCLRENIALAGLPNIDIVPKKWEDVDVTHDLNPPYDVVVASYSLGFPDLREGILKMVNASSKYVYIFWFADMLSPWQRNYGEIWEKLYGIPRPSGNKPNIIYNLLHQMGIYANIDISKEESIHRYSSVEEAVSDQKDGLHLTTPEQEEILREYLDNKLIRENGKVVLREMTHRAKIWWNVNDQ, encoded by the coding sequence ATGATTGATGTTAATACAATTGATTGGAATGAGGCCTGGAAGAAGCCTGAAGGTGAGGAAGGAAAAAAGAAGGGATTTATCAGTTGTGGGAGACGATGGTCAGATCCTGATCGGTGTAAACGGTTCAGCGATGCTATGAAAGAAGATAACTGGGCAGGATCCAGGGCACGGATCAGTGTTATGGACATAGATGAGGGCTCTCGGATTCTTGATGTCGGTGCGGGACCAGGAACTCTGGCTATTCCTCTTGCATCCATTGCTGCACATGTCACAGCTGTTGAGCCTTCTGAGGGGATGCTTTCCTGTCTTCGTGAAAATATTGCTCTTGCAGGTTTGCCCAATATTGACATTGTCCCCAAAAAATGGGAAGATGTGGATGTCACACATGATTTGAATCCACCATATGATGTGGTTGTTGCGTCATACTCGCTGGGTTTTCCGGATCTCCGGGAAGGAATCCTGAAAATGGTGAATGCTTCATCCAAATATGTCTATATTTTCTGGTTTGCAGATATGCTCTCTCCCTGGCAGAGAAATTATGGAGAAATCTGGGAGAAATTATATGGTATTCCACGTCCTTCAGGGAATAAGCCAAACATAATCTACAATCTTCTTCACCAGATGGGAATATATGCCAATATTGATATCAGCAAAGAGGAGAGTATTCACCGGTATTCAAGTGTTGAGGAAGCAGTATCTGATCAAAAAGATGGACTACATCTCACGACACCAGAACAGGAAGAAATCCTTCGGGAATACCTGGATAATAAACTGATTCGGGAGAATGGAAAGGTTGTTCTTCGTGAAATGACACACCGGGCAAAGATCTGGTGGAATGTAAACGACCAATGA
- a CDS encoding FecCD family ABC transporter permease, whose product MNSSEHVSLNTRSLPPHDIHIPPPQYNLQAIKATLHIATPIRIFLFLLPFGVIFWSLFIGRYEVEPLTVVKMLISQVYPIEHTWTNADETILFQVRLPRVIAAVIVGAALSMAGAAYQGLFKNPLVSPDILGVSSGAGFGAALAILFSTAAWMIQISAFIGGILAVLASYFLSRLYKNGQILVLVLSGVIVSAFFGALLSITKYVADPYEKLPTIIFWLMGSLSSVRYNDILAILPAIIFGGGVLILIRWRINLLSLSQDEAKTLGIDLKKITRIIIICATLLTAASVCISGIIGWVGLVVPHLGRMITGPDYKKLLPLTIVMGASYLLIMDDLSRTIIATEIPLGILTALLGAPFFAYLLWRRKTGWV is encoded by the coding sequence ATGAATTCATCAGAGCATGTATCTCTCAATACCCGTTCCCTTCCACCCCATGACATTCACATCCCTCCGCCACAATATAACCTTCAGGCTATTAAAGCAACATTGCACATTGCAACACCAATCCGGATTTTTTTATTCCTTCTTCCATTCGGGGTGATCTTCTGGTCGTTATTCATCGGGAGATATGAAGTAGAACCACTTACTGTCGTAAAAATGCTTATCTCGCAGGTGTATCCTATAGAACACACCTGGACCAATGCAGATGAAACCATCCTTTTCCAGGTTCGTCTCCCCCGTGTTATCGCAGCGGTTATAGTCGGGGCAGCTCTTTCCATGGCAGGAGCAGCATACCAGGGATTGTTTAAAAATCCTCTCGTTTCTCCAGATATACTCGGTGTTTCTTCCGGGGCGGGGTTTGGTGCAGCACTTGCAATTCTCTTCTCAACCGCAGCATGGATGATTCAGATATCAGCGTTTATTGGGGGGATACTCGCTGTTTTAGCATCGTATTTTCTTTCACGGTTATATAAAAACGGGCAAATACTCGTGCTGGTTCTTTCAGGAGTTATCGTATCAGCATTCTTTGGAGCACTACTCTCAATCACCAAATATGTTGCAGATCCATACGAGAAACTTCCAACCATCATATTCTGGCTTATGGGAAGTCTTTCATCGGTCAGATACAATGACATCCTTGCGATCCTACCGGCAATCATTTTCGGAGGGGGAGTTCTCATCCTCATCAGGTGGAGAATTAACCTCCTTTCATTAAGTCAGGATGAAGCAAAAACCCTTGGTATTGATTTAAAGAAAATTACTCGGATCATCATCATCTGTGCAACACTTTTAACGGCTGCATCGGTATGTATCAGTGGCATCATCGGGTGGGTAGGCCTTGTTGTTCCCCATCTTGGAAGGATGATAACCGGTCCTGACTATAAAAAACTCCTGCCACTCACTATTGTGATGGGTGCATCCTACCTTCTCATCATGGACGATTTGTCCAGGACAATTATTGCAACAGAGATTCCTCTTGGTATTCTGACCGCTTTACTCGGTGCTCCATTCTTTGCCTACCTGCTCTGGCGGAGGAAGACCGGATGGGTATAA
- a CDS encoding ABC transporter ATP-binding protein has translation MGITYTAHNLQFSWDGKRDVFKDISFSLHSGDIFCIIGPNGTGKSTLMKCMIDILEYQNGVAMIDGTDIRKIDRKTLAKRIAYVPQGYQVAFPYSVLEYVLMGRAPYISAFSSPDENDLKIALHAIQEAGIMHIMHKSVNEVSGGEHQMALIARALAQEPELLLLDEPTSHLDFGNQMQVLSLVERLKEKGITIVMTSHFPDHAFMVSDLVGIMKNGSFINIGPAEEVITNMTLKETYMVDIHVEFVEIAGRKVCIPVKNIPGCTCPIHPASSFQQN, from the coding sequence ATGGGTATAACGTACACAGCTCATAATCTTCAGTTCAGCTGGGATGGAAAACGGGATGTGTTTAAGGATATCAGTTTCTCTCTTCATTCAGGGGATATTTTTTGTATTATTGGACCAAATGGAACCGGAAAATCAACTCTTATGAAATGTATGATTGATATTCTTGAATATCAGAATGGAGTTGCCATGATTGATGGGACTGATATCAGAAAGATTGACCGGAAAACCCTGGCAAAAAGAATTGCATATGTTCCCCAGGGTTATCAGGTAGCATTTCCCTATTCTGTCCTTGAATATGTTTTGATGGGTCGGGCTCCCTATATCTCTGCTTTTTCTTCTCCGGATGAGAATGATCTCAAAATTGCTCTTCATGCAATCCAGGAGGCAGGAATAATGCATATTATGCATAAATCAGTAAATGAAGTCAGCGGTGGAGAGCATCAAATGGCACTAATTGCCCGGGCACTTGCCCAGGAGCCAGAACTCTTACTCCTAGATGAACCAACATCACATCTGGATTTTGGAAACCAGATGCAGGTTCTCTCTCTTGTTGAGCGACTTAAAGAAAAGGGAATTACCATCGTCATGACATCGCATTTTCCGGATCATGCATTTATGGTATCAGACCTTGTCGGAATTATGAAAAATGGATCATTTATCAACATCGGCCCGGCAGAAGAAGTGATCACGAATATGACGTTAAAAGAGACCTACATGGTTGATATTCACGTGGAATTCGTTGAAATAGCGGGAAGAAAAGTATGTATTCCGGTAAAGAACATTCCGGGATGCACCTGCCCAATACACCCTGCATCATCTTTCCAGCAGAATTAA
- the fdhD gene encoding formate dehydrogenase accessory sulfurtransferase FdhD, protein MTQIDSLTLGITKEYPVIKAHGTECRDATVEVCTESRIIFSLNGSIVGDLSITPLDLEAFAIGYLICEGYICSREEIKEITINLPDISVKTNTGAVPSGQFSKNSSGGSCRELLPGSTPNPLQDGFVLYAETILNSMDKVNDYSVIWKRTGGMHCSLIIDEHGSVISGVEDMGRHTTVDKAVGMALIKGTDLSRCYLVCSGRLPVDMVAKAYRAGIPVMVSNNAAFAGGIDFAKKANMTLAGFVRPPNMTIYTGGQRILFP, encoded by the coding sequence ATGACGCAGATAGATAGTTTAACCCTGGGAATTACAAAAGAATACCCGGTGATTAAGGCTCACGGGACTGAATGCAGGGATGCAACCGTTGAGGTGTGTACTGAATCCAGGATTATTTTTTCTCTGAACGGTAGTATTGTAGGGGATCTTTCGATAACACCACTTGATCTTGAAGCTTTTGCAATCGGCTATCTCATCTGTGAAGGATACATCTGTTCCAGGGAAGAGATTAAGGAAATTACTATTAATCTCCCGGATATTTCTGTAAAGACCAATACTGGGGCAGTTCCTTCAGGACAGTTTTCTAAAAATAGTTCTGGAGGTTCATGTCGAGAACTCCTGCCGGGTAGCACTCCGAATCCTCTTCAGGACGGATTTGTGCTCTATGCAGAGACCATTCTGAATTCTATGGATAAGGTAAACGACTATTCTGTCATCTGGAAACGAACCGGTGGAATGCATTGCAGCCTTATCATTGATGAACATGGCTCGGTAATTTCTGGTGTAGAAGACATGGGTCGACATACGACAGTGGATAAAGCAGTAGGAATGGCCTTGATAAAAGGGACTGATCTCTCCCGGTGTTATCTGGTATGTTCAGGAAGACTTCCGGTTGACATGGTTGCGAAGGCATACCGAGCAGGAATCCCGGTGATGGTCAGCAATAATGCAGCATTTGCGGGAGGAATTGACTTTGCAAAAAAAGCAAACATGACCCTTGCAGGTTTTGTCCGGCCACCAAATATGACCATTTATACCGGTGGTCAGAGGATTTTATTCCCCTGA
- a CDS encoding Coenzyme F420 hydrogenase/dehydrogenase, beta subunit C-terminal domain: protein MAAKGDMIYAWAKDAEIQKKGECGGAVTALLKHALETKMVDAVVAIKKGKDLYDAVPTVITNPEDIIQTAGSLHCGTLLIPKLIKKYLNGAKDMKLAVTCKGCDAMAFYELAKRNQINLDNIIMIGVNCGGSVSPVAARRMIANKFEVDPDKVHKEEIDKGQFIIEYEGGHKGIKIDELEEEGYGRRSNCRRCKMKVPRQADIAAGNWGVIGDKAGKATFLEICSEKGANLVNSAQSKGALETSAADPKGIEIRGKVERAMLKLGDEWRHRDFEGLGQGKDRLKLMMSESSKCVKCYACVEACPICYCVECSTKKPWYVAPGVLPTSFMFHLIRFAHVSDSCINCGQCEELCPMEIPNALFMHSQQVEIQKMFDHVPGQDMTPPIHAFVEEKAERARLDATGTDSIYTNIFSDE from the coding sequence ATGGCAGCAAAAGGCGATATGATATATGCTTGGGCAAAGGATGCAGAAATCCAGAAGAAAGGAGAGTGTGGTGGAGCAGTTACCGCCCTTCTCAAGCATGCACTGGAAACAAAAATGGTTGACGCAGTTGTTGCTATCAAGAAGGGCAAAGACCTCTATGATGCAGTTCCAACCGTCATTACCAATCCGGAAGACATCATCCAGACCGCCGGTTCTCTGCATTGTGGTACCCTCCTTATCCCCAAACTGATCAAGAAATACCTGAACGGGGCAAAGGACATGAAGCTCGCAGTCACCTGTAAGGGCTGTGATGCCATGGCATTCTATGAGCTGGCAAAGCGGAATCAAATAAACCTTGATAACATCATCATGATCGGTGTCAACTGTGGAGGTTCAGTAAGCCCGGTTGCAGCCCGGAGGATGATTGCAAACAAGTTCGAAGTTGATCCTGACAAGGTTCACAAGGAAGAGATCGACAAGGGTCAGTTCATCATCGAGTACGAGGGTGGACACAAGGGCATCAAGATTGATGAACTTGAAGAGGAAGGATATGGACGTCGTTCCAACTGTCGCCGCTGTAAGATGAAAGTCCCACGCCAGGCAGATATCGCCGCCGGTAACTGGGGAGTCATCGGAGACAAGGCAGGTAAGGCAACATTCCTTGAAATCTGCTCAGAGAAGGGTGCAAACCTCGTAAACAGTGCCCAGTCAAAGGGTGCTCTTGAGACCAGTGCAGCAGACCCGAAGGGTATCGAAATCCGTGGAAAGGTCGAGCGGGCAATGCTCAAGCTTGGTGACGAGTGGAGACACCGTGACTTTGAAGGTCTGGGACAGGGCAAGGACCGCCTGAAACTCATGATGTCAGAGTCTTCTAAATGTGTCAAGTGTTATGCTTGTGTTGAAGCATGTCCAATCTGTTACTGTGTTGAGTGTTCTACCAAGAAGCCCTGGTACGTTGCTCCGGGTGTTCTGCCAACCAGCTTCATGTTCCACCTGATCCGGTTTGCACACGTTTCAGACTCCTGTATCAACTGTGGTCAGTGTGAGGAACTCTGTCCAATGGAAATCCCGAATGCCCTCTTCATGCACTCCCAGCAGGTTGAGATTCAGAAGATGTTCGACCATGTTCCAGGTCAGGACATGACTCCGCCAATCCATGCATTTGTAGAAGAGAAGGCTGAACGTGCACGTCTCGATGCAACCGGCACCGATTCAATATATACCAATATCTTTTCGGATGAATAA
- the fdhF gene encoding formate dehydrogenase subunit alpha, protein MSENTELMKYVATTCPYCGVGCTLNLVVNNGKVVGVEPNQRSPINEGKLCPKGVTCWEHIHSPDRLTTPLVKKDGKFVEASWDEALDLVAKNLKAIYDKHGPKGLGFQTSCRTVNEDCYIFQKFARIGFKTNNVDNCARICHGPSVAGLSLSFGSGAATNGFEDALNSDLILIWGSNAVEAHPLAGRRIAQAKKKGIPIIAVDPRYTMTARLADTYVRFNPSTHIALANSMMYWIIKEGLEDKKFIQDRVNGLEDLKKTVENYADAEAIHGVPLDVVKDMAFRYAKAKNAVIIYCLGITELTTGTDNVRSMGNLALLTGNVGREGVGVNPLRGQNNVQGACDMGAYPNVYSGYQKCEVADNRAKMEKAWGVTDLPDWYGATLVEQIKQCGEEIKGMYILGLNPAVTYPDSNLVKAQFQKLDFLVIQDIFFTESCQYADVILPGACFAEKDGTFTSGERRINRVRKAVNPPGQAKEDIHIISELAAKMGLKGFELPTAKDVWDDMRAVTPSMFGATYEKLEKPESICWPCPTEEHPGTPILHREKFGTADGKGNLFGIEYRPPAEVADAEYPFTLMTGRLIFHYHSRSQTGRAADMHREVPESYAQINVEDAKRLGIKNGEYIKLKSRRGETKTLARVTDEVAPGVVYMTMHFPEGVNNLTNTALDPMSKMPELKHCAISIEKFGGN, encoded by the coding sequence ATGAGTGAAAATACAGAACTAATGAAATATGTGGCAACCACCTGCCCCTACTGTGGTGTTGGTTGTACATTAAACCTGGTAGTGAACAATGGCAAGGTTGTCGGTGTTGAGCCGAACCAGAGATCTCCTATCAATGAAGGAAAACTCTGTCCAAAAGGAGTAACCTGCTGGGAGCACATTCACAGCCCTGACCGTCTGACAACTCCCCTGGTCAAAAAGGACGGAAAATTCGTAGAAGCATCCTGGGATGAGGCCCTTGACCTCGTTGCAAAGAATCTTAAGGCAATCTACGACAAACATGGCCCAAAAGGACTTGGATTCCAGACGTCATGCAGAACAGTCAATGAAGACTGTTATATATTCCAGAAGTTCGCCCGGATCGGATTCAAAACCAATAACGTTGATAACTGTGCCCGTATCTGTCACGGACCTTCTGTTGCAGGTCTGTCACTCTCGTTTGGTTCAGGTGCTGCCACAAACGGCTTTGAAGATGCACTGAACTCTGATTTAATTCTTATCTGGGGATCAAACGCTGTAGAAGCTCACCCCCTTGCAGGTCGCCGTATTGCACAGGCAAAGAAGAAAGGTATCCCGATTATTGCCGTTGACCCACGGTATACCATGACCGCCCGTCTGGCTGATACCTACGTCCGATTTAATCCATCTACTCACATTGCCTTAGCAAACTCCATGATGTACTGGATCATCAAGGAAGGCCTGGAAGACAAAAAATTCATTCAGGACCGGGTAAACGGCTTAGAGGATCTCAAGAAGACGGTTGAGAACTACGCAGATGCAGAAGCAATCCACGGTGTTCCCCTTGATGTTGTCAAGGACATGGCATTCAGATATGCAAAGGCAAAAAATGCAGTCATCATTTACTGTCTTGGTATCACCGAACTGACCACCGGTACTGACAACGTCAGATCCATGGGTAACCTTGCTCTCCTGACCGGAAACGTAGGCCGTGAAGGTGTCGGTGTCAATCCGCTCCGTGGTCAGAACAATGTACAGGGTGCCTGTGATATGGGTGCATACCCGAACGTATACTCCGGGTACCAGAAGTGTGAAGTTGCAGACAACCGTGCCAAGATGGAGAAGGCATGGGGAGTTACTGATCTTCCAGACTGGTATGGTGCTACCCTGGTTGAGCAGATCAAGCAGTGTGGTGAAGAGATCAAGGGAATGTATATCCTCGGTCTGAACCCTGCAGTCACCTATCCAGATTCAAATCTGGTCAAGGCACAATTCCAGAAACTTGATTTCCTTGTTATCCAGGATATCTTCTTTACCGAAAGCTGTCAGTATGCAGATGTTATCCTGCCAGGTGCCTGTTTCGCAGAGAAGGATGGAACGTTCACCAGTGGAGAACGCCGTATTAACCGGGTACGCAAGGCAGTAAATCCACCAGGTCAGGCAAAAGAGGATATTCACATCATATCAGAACTTGCAGCCAAGATGGGCCTCAAGGGCTTTGAACTCCCGACTGCAAAGGATGTCTGGGACGATATGCGGGCTGTAACCCCGTCCATGTTCGGAGCAACATACGAGAAACTGGAGAAACCAGAATCCATCTGCTGGCCATGTCCAACCGAGGAACACCCCGGAACTCCGATCCTGCACCGTGAAAAGTTCGGAACCGCTGACGGAAAGGGTAACCTCTTTGGTATTGAATACCGCCCACCGGCAGAAGTTGCTGACGCTGAGTATCCATTCACCCTGATGACCGGACGTCTTATCTTCCATTACCACTCCCGGAGCCAGACCGGTCGTGCAGCAGACATGCACCGTGAAGTGCCAGAGTCCTATGCACAGATCAACGTTGAAGATGCAAAGCGCCTTGGTATCAAGAATGGCGAATACATCAAGCTGAAAAGCCGCCGTGGAGAGACTAAAACACTTGCACGTGTCACCGATGAAGTTGCACCAGGTGTTGTCTACATGACCATGCACTTCCCTGAGGGTGTCAACAACCTGACCAACACTGCACTTGACCCGATGTCCAAGATGCCGGAGCTCAAGCACTGTGCCATATCTATCGAAAAGTTTGGAGGTAACTAA
- a CDS encoding Coenzyme F420 hydrogenase/dehydrogenase, beta subunit C-terminal domain, with the protein MAAKGDMIYAWTTDSGVAKKAECGGAVTTLLKYALENKIVDVVVAVKKGFDLYDAVPVAITDAKDLDQTAGSLHCGTLLMSTFIQKYLDGAKNMKVGVVVKGCDLMSLIELGKRNEINMNNVLTIGVNCGGSVNPIQGRKMIKEKFGVDPDKVTKEEIDKGQFIIEYEGGHKGIKIDELEEEGFGRRSNCRRCKYKIPRQADLACGNWGVIGEKAGKATFVEICSDKGADLISKAVSAKKLETSAADPKGIEIRGKTEGAMLKLGEKWRKKEFTALRDNLWDFINKETSRCIKCYSCIEKCPVCISTPFEGRPESYMVRPGYIPSDPMFHLRRFASISDSCVNCGQCEELCPVEIPLALISHAIRVEGDNAYVPKLGAAPYKN; encoded by the coding sequence ATGGCAGCAAAAGGCGATATGATCTATGCCTGGACAACTGACAGCGGTGTTGCTAAAAAAGCAGAGTGCGGTGGAGCAGTCACTACCCTGCTGAAATACGCTCTGGAAAACAAGATCGTTGATGTCGTTGTCGCAGTGAAGAAGGGATTTGACCTGTATGACGCCGTACCGGTTGCCATAACCGATGCAAAGGATCTTGACCAGACAGCAGGATCCCTGCACTGTGGTACCCTCCTCATGTCCACCTTCATCCAGAAATATCTGGACGGAGCAAAGAACATGAAAGTGGGTGTCGTAGTCAAGGGTTGCGACCTCATGAGCCTTATCGAACTTGGAAAGCGTAATGAAATCAACATGAACAATGTCCTTACCATTGGTGTCAATTGTGGTGGTTCTGTAAATCCAATTCAGGGCCGGAAGATGATCAAGGAGAAGTTCGGTGTTGATCCAGACAAGGTTACCAAGGAAGAGATTGACAAAGGCCAGTTCATCATCGAATATGAAGGTGGACACAAGGGCATCAAGATCGATGAACTTGAAGAAGAAGGATTCGGACGCCGTTCCAACTGTCGCCGGTGCAAGTATAAAATCCCCCGCCAGGCAGACCTCGCCTGTGGAAACTGGGGAGTTATCGGTGAAAAGGCAGGAAAGGCAACCTTTGTAGAGATTTGCAGTGACAAGGGTGCTGACCTCATATCCAAGGCCGTCTCAGCAAAGAAACTGGAGACGAGTGCTGCTGATCCAAAGGGAATTGAGATCAGAGGCAAGACCGAAGGAGCCATGCTCAAACTCGGTGAAAAGTGGCGCAAGAAGGAGTTTACCGCACTTCGTGACAATCTATGGGACTTCATCAACAAGGAAACGTCCCGGTGTATCAAGTGTTACTCCTGTATTGAGAAATGTCCGGTATGTATCTCTACTCCATTTGAGGGAAGACCAGAATCATATATGGTCAGACCTGGGTACATCCCGTCAGATCCGATGTTCCACCTTCGCCGGTTTGCTTCCATCTCTGACAGTTGTGTGAACTGTGGTCAGTGTGAAGAACTCTGTCCGGTTGAGATCCCACTGGCTCTCATCTCACATGCCATCAGGGTTGAAGGAGACAATGCCTACGTTCCAAAACTTGGGGCAGCTCCATACAAAAACTAA
- the fdhF gene encoding formate dehydrogenase subunit alpha: MSDSNLIKYVQTTCPYCGVGCTLNLVVKNEKVVGVEPYKRSPINDGKLCPKGLTCWEHVHSPDRLTTPLIKKDGKFVEASWDEALDLVAKKLKETSDKYGPKGLGFQTSCRTVNEDCYIFQKFARVGFKTNNVDNCARICHGPSVAGLSLSFGSGAATNGFEDALNSDFILVWGSNALEAHPLAGRRMVQAKLKGIPIYAVDPRLSTTAKIADKWIQFNPSTHIALANSMMYWIIKAGKHDKKFIEERVNGFEELKAMVEKYADAEDIHGVPLETVKDLAYKYASAKNAVIIYCLGITELTTGTDNVRSMGNLALLTGNVGRPGVGVNPLRGQNNVQGACDMGAYPNVYSGYQKCEVADNRAKMEKAWGTSGLPDWYGATLVEQIKQCGNEIKAMYVLGLNPVVTYPDSNLVKAQFQKLDFLVIQDIFFTESCQYADVILPGACFAEKDGTFTSGERRINRVRKAVNPPGKAKEDIWIIAELAKKMGLKGFELPTAKSVWDDMRNCTPNMFGATYEKLEKPESIVWPCPTEDHPGTPILHIGKFSTADGKGNLFGIEYRPPAEVADAEYPFTMMTGRLIFHYHSRSQTDRSAALHYEVPASYVQINHEDAKRLGIGQHEKILISSRRGKTETVAHVTDEIGPGVLYMTMHFNEGVNNLTNTALDPMSKMPELKHCAVKVEKMGGN; encoded by the coding sequence ATGAGCGATAGCAATTTAATTAAGTATGTACAAACCACCTGCCCCTATTGTGGTGTCGGGTGTACACTGAACCTTGTTGTAAAAAACGAAAAGGTCGTTGGCGTAGAACCGTATAAGAGAAGCCCTATTAACGATGGGAAACTCTGTCCCAAGGGTCTTACCTGCTGGGAACATGTTCACAGTCCTGACCGGCTTACTACACCACTCATTAAAAAAGATGGGAAGTTTGTCGAGGCATCATGGGATGAGGCACTTGATCTTGTTGCCAAGAAGCTGAAAGAAACAAGCGATAAATACGGGCCAAAGGGACTTGGGTTCCAGACATCCTGTAGAACGGTAAACGAAGACTGTTATATTTTCCAGAAATTCGCCCGGGTTGGATTCAAAACAAACAACGTGGATAACTGTGCCCGTATCTGTCACGGTCCCTCTGTTGCTGGTCTCTCTCTGTCATTTGGTTCCGGTGCGGCAACCAACGGTTTTGAAGATGCATTAAACTCTGATTTTATTCTGGTATGGGGTTCAAATGCCCTTGAAGCTCACCCCCTTGCAGGTCGCCGGATGGTCCAGGCAAAACTGAAAGGCATTCCGATTTATGCAGTAGATCCACGTCTCTCGACTACTGCCAAGATTGCTGACAAGTGGATCCAGTTTAATCCGTCAACTCACATTGCTCTTGCAAACTCTATGATGTACTGGATCATCAAGGCAGGAAAACATGACAAGAAGTTCATCGAAGAGCGTGTCAACGGCTTTGAAGAACTCAAGGCAATGGTTGAAAAATATGCAGATGCTGAAGACATCCATGGTGTGCCACTTGAAACAGTAAAAGATCTGGCATACAAGTATGCATCAGCCAAGAATGCAGTCATCATCTACTGTCTTGGAATCACCGAGCTGACCACCGGTACTGACAATGTACGGTCCATGGGTAACCTTGCCCTGCTCACCGGGAATGTCGGACGTCCAGGTGTTGGTGTCAATCCACTCCGTGGTCAGAACAATGTGCAGGGTGCCTGTGACATGGGTGCATATCCAAACGTCTATTCAGGTTACCAGAAGTGTGAAGTTGCAGACAACCGTGCAAAGATGGAGAAGGCCTGGGGAACATCCGGACTTCCAGACTGGTATGGTGCTACTCTGGTTGAACAGATCAAGCAATGCGGAAATGAAATCAAAGCCATGTACGTTCTTGGTCTGAACCCGGTCGTTACGTATCCGGACTCAAACCTGGTCAAAGCACAATTCCAGAAACTTGACTTCCTTGTTATTCAGGATATATTCTTTACCGAAAGCTGTCAGTATGCGGATGTTATTCTTCCGGGAGCCTGTTTTGCAGAGAAGGATGGAACCTTTACGAGCGGTGAACGCCGTATCAACCGGGTCAGAAAAGCAGTCAACCCGCCGGGAAAAGCAAAGGAAGACATCTGGATCATTGCCGAACTTGCAAAGAAGATGGGCCTTAAGGGCTTTGAACTTCCGACTGCAAAATCGGTCTGGGATGACATGCGGAACTGCACCCCGAACATGTTTGGTGCAACGTATGAGAAACTCGAAAAGCCCGAGTCCATTGTCTGGCCATGCCCGACTGAAGACCATCCCGGAACTCCAATTCTGCACATAGGCAAGTTTTCAACTGCTGACGGCAAGGGTAATCTCTTTGGTATTGAATACCGCCCACCGGCAGAAGTTGCAGATGCAGAATATCCGTTCACCATGATGACTGGTCGTCTCATCTTCCATTACCACTCACGTTCACAGACTGACAGAAGTGCAGCCCTTCACTACGAAGTGCCTGCCTCTTATGTCCAGATCAACCACGAGGATGCAAAACGCCTCGGTATCGGACAGCATGAGAAGATCCTTATCTCCAGCCGCCGTGGAAAAACAGAAACCGTTGCTCATGTAACCGATGAGATCGGACCAGGTGTCCTGTACATGACCATGCACTTTAACGAAGGTGTCAATAACCTCACCAACACTGCACTCGATCCGATGTCCAAGATGCCGGAACTCAAACACTGTGCTGTGAAAGTTGAAAAGATGGGAGGGAACTAA